One window of the Brevibacterium limosum genome contains the following:
- a CDS encoding TadE family protein — protein MACGRSRQRQRGGDRDAGTATAEFAVVMPAVVLLIVLLAGAAAVGFSQLRAFDAARSAAREIVRGEPQAAVVSEAKKHAGDSSSVRVRADGGYSVVTVTIELPAAIFFLDTVDANATARFEGDRTGPS, from the coding sequence ATGGCATGCGGACGCTCCCGTCAGCGGCAGCGAGGCGGAGACCGCGACGCCGGGACGGCAACGGCAGAGTTCGCCGTCGTCATGCCCGCCGTCGTGCTCCTCATCGTGCTGCTCGCGGGAGCCGCCGCGGTCGGCTTCTCACAGCTGCGAGCCTTCGACGCGGCCCGGTCCGCGGCCCGGGAGATCGTCCGCGGCGAGCCCCAAGCCGCAGTCGTGTCCGAAGCGAAGAAGCACGCAGGTGACTCCTCATCGGTTCGAGTCCGAGCCGACGGCGGGTATTCGGTCGTCACCGTCACCATCGAACTGCCTGCCGCGATCTTCTTCCTCGACACCGTCGATGCGAACGCCACCGCCCGGTTCGAGGGAGATCGGACAGGGCCGTCATGA
- a CDS encoding type II secretion system F family protein, whose product MIVLTAALIAAGIILAAPSDPGARLRELLHRAEGGEPVRKGMRAFLRRGGHTTDDQAERLWAIAAVEHCAHLLKVGMTPQAVMATLSRHNDALAPISRAISLGEEPGRAIATRSSTLSGTAAHVLSGMAAVWTVSERSGAPAAEMILRYAAAQRDALDAERERRIAMAGPKSTVRVLSWLPLIGVGLGLLIGVRPLELITGLPGQLSIGLGLLLYGAGRWWMRTMMLRAQR is encoded by the coding sequence ATGATCGTCCTCACTGCCGCCCTCATCGCGGCCGGGATCATCCTCGCCGCACCCTCGGACCCGGGGGCCAGGCTGCGTGAACTCCTGCACCGTGCCGAGGGCGGCGAACCGGTGCGGAAGGGAATGCGCGCCTTCCTTCGCCGAGGCGGCCACACCACCGATGACCAAGCCGAACGACTGTGGGCGATCGCCGCCGTGGAGCACTGCGCCCACCTGCTCAAAGTGGGGATGACCCCGCAGGCGGTGATGGCCACGCTGAGCCGCCACAATGACGCACTGGCCCCGATCTCACGTGCGATCTCGTTGGGTGAGGAACCCGGACGGGCCATCGCCACCCGCAGCAGCACACTGTCGGGGACCGCCGCTCACGTGCTGTCGGGAATGGCCGCCGTCTGGACGGTGTCCGAACGCTCCGGAGCCCCCGCCGCGGAGATGATCCTGCGCTATGCCGCGGCTCAGAGAGATGCACTCGACGCCGAACGCGAACGCCGCATCGCCATGGCCGGACCGAAGTCGACGGTGCGAGTGCTCAGCTGGCTGCCGCTCATCGGCGTCGGTCTCGGCCTGCTCATCGGAGTCAGACCACTGGAACTCATCACCGGGCTGCCGGGACAGCTGAGCATCGGTCTCGGCCTCCTCCTTTACGGGGCCGGCCGATGGTGGATGCGGACGATGATGCTGCGAGCACAGAGGTGA
- a CDS encoding TadA family conjugal transfer-associated ATPase → MSEWLDASLVADVRKTLLEKPGPVTTAAVAEAVQRTGRVLGSSALLELVTRLSAQLSGAGPLQSVLEVPGTTDVFVNGPREIFADTGDGPQLLDLSLGSEEEVRSLAVRLAALGGRRLDDSSPYVDVRLPDGVRMNAIVPPISGETTTISFRVPKRSGFPFSQLCAEGFVPDEISPLIAEAVTSRANILISGGTGTGKTVLLGALLSLVEPIQRIVIVEDSRELIVTHPHTVQLASRQANVEGGGEVTLTDLVRNALRMRPDRLVVGECRGAEVRDMLTALNTGHEGGCATIHANTADAVPSRVAALGALAKMSPDAVYSQFATAIDLVIHLRRTGSERGITELAIPTRTGAEGVVMEPVWGRPSPSTTGTVNRRALARFEAVLEQKSAQ, encoded by the coding sequence ATGAGCGAATGGCTCGACGCCTCGCTGGTCGCCGACGTCCGCAAAACGCTGCTCGAGAAACCGGGACCGGTGACCACGGCCGCCGTCGCCGAGGCGGTCCAACGCACCGGACGCGTCCTCGGCTCCTCCGCCCTCCTCGAACTCGTCACCCGGCTGTCCGCGCAGCTGTCCGGGGCCGGGCCCCTGCAGTCCGTGCTCGAGGTGCCCGGCACCACGGACGTGTTCGTCAACGGGCCCCGTGAGATCTTCGCCGACACCGGCGACGGACCCCAGCTGCTCGACCTGTCACTGGGCTCCGAAGAGGAGGTGCGTTCATTGGCGGTGCGATTGGCCGCCCTCGGCGGGCGCCGCCTCGACGATTCGAGCCCCTATGTCGATGTGCGCCTGCCCGACGGGGTGCGGATGAACGCGATCGTCCCTCCGATCTCCGGAGAGACGACGACGATCAGCTTCCGCGTGCCCAAACGCTCCGGGTTCCCGTTCTCCCAACTCTGCGCCGAAGGCTTCGTCCCCGATGAGATCAGCCCCCTCATCGCCGAGGCAGTCACCTCGCGGGCGAACATCCTCATCTCCGGCGGGACGGGCACGGGAAAGACCGTCCTCCTCGGCGCTCTGCTGTCGCTGGTCGAGCCGATCCAGCGCATCGTCATCGTCGAGGACTCCCGCGAACTCATCGTCACCCACCCGCACACCGTCCAGCTCGCCTCCCGCCAGGCCAACGTCGAAGGCGGCGGCGAAGTGACGCTGACCGATCTCGTGCGCAACGCCCTGCGGATGCGGCCCGACCGCCTCGTCGTCGGGGAATGCCGCGGCGCAGAGGTCCGGGACATGCTCACCGCGCTCAACACCGGTCATGAGGGCGGATGCGCGACCATCCACGCGAATACCGCCGATGCCGTACCCAGCCGGGTGGCCGCGCTCGGGGCGCTGGCGAAGATGAGCCCGGACGCCGTGTATTCGCAGTTCGCCACTGCCATCGACCTCGTCATCCACCTGCGCCGGACCGGCTCCGAGCGAGGAATCACCGAACTGGCGATCCCGACGAGGACCGGAGCCGAGGGGGTGGTCATGGAACCGGTGTGGGGCCGCCCGTCACCTTCGACGACGGGCACCGTCAACCGCCGTGCCCTGGCCAGGTTCGAAGCCGTGCTCGAGCAGAAGTCCGCACAATGA
- a CDS encoding GNAT family N-acetyltransferase, with the protein MAPVTPFNQLSNVEQAEDYAENLFVGRSVRLRPLREEDLPYLEQWWFDPSIVVLQNHTVLPRPEGGVSEQFSQWSANTSSEAVGFSIELTETAEFVGHVTLYGRNPINQSATLAIVLGPEFHGRGYGSDAVRLAVKYGFLQLGLNRIELQTWAFNTRGIASYTKAGFVEEGRRREAVFFNGRRHDEVIMAILRDDWASNS; encoded by the coding sequence ATGGCACCGGTCACACCCTTCAACCAGCTGTCCAATGTCGAACAAGCCGAGGACTACGCCGAGAACCTCTTCGTCGGCCGCTCCGTGCGACTGCGCCCGTTGAGGGAGGAAGATCTGCCTTACCTCGAACAGTGGTGGTTCGATCCCTCGATCGTCGTCCTGCAGAATCACACGGTTCTGCCGCGGCCGGAAGGGGGTGTGTCCGAGCAGTTCTCCCAGTGGAGCGCGAACACCTCGAGCGAAGCAGTCGGCTTCAGCATCGAGCTGACCGAAACCGCAGAGTTCGTCGGCCATGTCACCCTCTACGGACGCAATCCCATCAACCAGTCCGCAACTCTGGCCATCGTCCTCGGCCCCGAATTCCACGGCCGCGGCTATGGTTCGGACGCGGTGCGTCTGGCCGTGAAGTACGGGTTCCTCCAATTGGGACTCAACCGCATCGAGCTGCAGACCTGGGCGTTCAACACCCGTGGGATCGCCTCTTATACGAAAGCCGGGTTCGTCGAAGAAGGTCGTCGTCGTGAGGCCGTGTTCTTCAACGGCCGCCGCCACGACGAAGTGATCATGGCCATCCTCAGAGACGACTGGGCCAGCAACAGCTGA
- a CDS encoding Rv3654c family TadE-like protein translates to MTNIVVGLCSIVLVLVTAIGTLGQAFVAHSRAQSAADLAALAAADAVRGLATGEPCEIAEEVAKRNGGHLKDCRASLSEQSAYVVIEVDIPGPLPKVREEAVAGK, encoded by the coding sequence ATGACGAACATCGTCGTGGGGCTGTGCTCGATCGTGCTCGTCCTCGTCACCGCCATCGGCACCCTCGGCCAAGCCTTCGTCGCCCACAGTCGGGCGCAGAGTGCCGCGGACCTGGCGGCGCTCGCCGCTGCGGACGCCGTGCGCGGACTGGCCACCGGCGAACCGTGCGAGATTGCCGAGGAGGTGGCGAAACGCAACGGCGGTCACCTCAAGGACTGCCGTGCCTCGCTGAGCGAACAATCCGCCTATGTCGTCATCGAAGTCGACATCCCAGGGCCCCTGCCGAAGGTCAGAGAGGAGGCCGTCGCCGGGAAGTGA
- a CDS encoding DUF4244 domain-containing protein, with protein sequence MATTSPSPEIEDPPTGQIEPVDDHSAIEQFWESDTGATTAEYAITTLAACGFAALLVVVLKSEPIKELITGVISSALGLGS encoded by the coding sequence ATGGCCACCACATCACCGTCCCCGGAGATCGAGGACCCGCCGACCGGGCAGATCGAACCGGTCGACGACCACAGTGCGATCGAACAGTTCTGGGAATCGGACACCGGAGCGACCACCGCCGAATACGCGATCACCACACTGGCGGCATGCGGATTCGCCGCACTGCTCGTCGTCGTCCTCAAATCCGAACCGATCAAGGAACTCATCACCGGGGTCATCTCCTCGGCGCTCGGATTGGGAAGCTGA
- the ssd gene encoding septum site-determining protein Ssd, whose protein sequence is MQVALITDLGAITEECARVAESIGISLTVLPPDSGGWQSASLILLGEDVREAPATDRADKILVVLDDDEPSSTWAKAAHLGVDQLAVLPAAAEWLSGRMISAVEPPTAPGTTVGVVAGCGGAGASVLACALARRAGADHSTVLVDADPLGGGLDLVLGAEQVPGPRWTDLSASRGQLRPSTLADALPRHDGLALLSWGRDDTVDLDPDVFDDFLAAAGQAFDLVIVDLPRHAPPQWIRRCHHVLLVSPARVRSAVASSQVAKRLSHAHPDVRLVVRETGAGGLDADLLADSIGLSLAGSIRDDRGLSAAVDRGEGIPGGAHLGRLVDRLLGEWVE, encoded by the coding sequence ATGCAGGTAGCCCTCATCACCGACCTCGGCGCGATCACCGAAGAATGCGCCCGAGTGGCCGAAAGCATCGGCATCTCACTCACCGTTCTGCCTCCCGACTCCGGAGGCTGGCAGTCCGCGTCGCTCATCCTCCTCGGCGAGGACGTCCGCGAAGCCCCCGCCACCGACCGGGCAGACAAGATCCTCGTCGTCCTCGATGATGACGAACCCTCCTCGACCTGGGCGAAAGCCGCCCACCTCGGCGTCGACCAGCTCGCCGTGCTGCCCGCCGCCGCGGAATGGCTCAGCGGGCGGATGATCTCCGCCGTCGAGCCGCCGACAGCTCCCGGAACCACGGTCGGCGTCGTCGCCGGATGCGGCGGGGCCGGCGCCTCTGTGCTCGCATGCGCACTCGCCCGACGGGCCGGAGCCGATCACAGCACCGTCCTCGTCGACGCCGACCCGCTCGGCGGGGGACTCGACCTCGTCCTCGGCGCCGAACAGGTGCCCGGGCCCCGATGGACCGACCTCAGCGCCTCCCGCGGACAGCTGCGCCCCTCCACCCTGGCCGACGCGCTGCCCCGCCACGACGGACTCGCCCTGCTGTCGTGGGGTCGAGACGACACCGTCGACCTCGACCCGGACGTATTCGACGACTTCCTCGCCGCGGCCGGTCAGGCCTTCGACCTCGTCATCGTCGACCTGCCCCGCCACGCCCCACCGCAGTGGATCAGGCGCTGCCATCATGTCCTCCTGGTCTCACCGGCCCGGGTCCGGTCCGCCGTCGCTTCCTCCCAAGTCGCCAAACGCCTCTCCCACGCCCACCCTGATGTGCGCCTCGTCGTCCGCGAAACCGGGGCAGGCGGCCTCGACGCCGACCTCCTCGCCGACTCAATCGGACTGAGCCTGGCCGGGAGCATCCGTGATGACCGGGGACTGTCCGCCGCCGTCGACCGCGGAGAGGGCATACCGGGAGGAGCGCACCTCGGCCGCCTCGTCGACCGATTGCTGGGGGAGTGGGTGGAATGA
- a CDS encoding type II secretion system F family protein — MLPVLIGACVGLGVLLWSGSTRGRLQNLLGEAGTDPTGTEAAAPEAGTPGSSAAGAVADDQLAFDLDLVAICLTSGLPIPVALTLTAEATDDRSGLQRIARAMTIGGRRLAADDRLLPVLEVFEFSEHTGVGPAPLIESVAEELRASSRRRRQEAAASLGVQLVLPLGMCILPAFLLLSVVPVVISLLSDLTTVFF, encoded by the coding sequence ATGCTTCCCGTGCTCATCGGTGCCTGCGTCGGACTCGGCGTACTGCTGTGGTCCGGGTCGACCCGCGGGAGACTGCAGAACCTCCTCGGCGAGGCCGGGACCGACCCCACCGGCACCGAGGCGGCCGCCCCGGAGGCCGGGACGCCGGGGTCGTCGGCGGCGGGGGCAGTGGCCGATGATCAGCTGGCCTTCGACCTCGACCTCGTGGCGATCTGCCTGACCTCGGGGCTGCCGATCCCCGTGGCTCTGACCCTGACCGCAGAGGCGACCGACGACCGATCGGGCCTGCAGAGGATCGCTCGAGCGATGACGATCGGAGGACGCAGACTCGCTGCCGACGACCGGCTGCTGCCGGTGCTCGAGGTCTTCGAATTCTCCGAACACACCGGTGTCGGCCCGGCACCCCTCATCGAGTCCGTGGCCGAGGAGTTGCGGGCGTCCTCCCGCAGGCGTCGGCAGGAAGCCGCCGCCTCATTGGGCGTCCAGCTGGTGCTGCCCTTGGGCATGTGCATCCTGCCGGCGTTCCTGCTGCTCTCCGTGGTCCCGGTCGTCATCTCCCTGCTCTCCGACCTCACGACCGTGTTCTTCTGA
- a CDS encoding DEAD/DEAH box helicase: protein MASSALLDIVTGFGARDERIVHVRDIPQRFERDAEWPDWIDEELKHACHSIGVDALWQHQLEAAQTARDGSDVVIATPTASGKSLGFWLPVLEAIQSTRGKLRSASAIYIAPTKALAADQLAKLERFVVQGMRPAGYDGDTSQVSKDWARRHANIVFTNPDMLHRSILPQHERFARMFKNLRFIVIDEAHRYRGVFGSHVALILRRLLRIAAHYGAAPVVIGASATMADPDVAFAKLTGRPAHAVTEDSSPRASGSFALWEPPVSPGGERRSGLVEAADVITDSMCAGFRSITFIASRRGTEALAQTVRDQVGQVDESLTGKVAAYRGGYLAEERRMLETALRSGQLLAVASTNALELGIDISGLDLVIISGWPGTLASLWQQAGRAGRAGQRWMAVFIARDDPLDTFVVHHPEVIFDSPVDAGVIHPGNPHVLSGHLCAAAAEVPLKSADLVHFPDDSREVIDDLVERRLLRARPTGWFWAKDQPAADLSDIRGSGGGQFSLVEASTGTLLGTVDESGAHTGAHPGAVYTHQGIDFTVLDLDLEDRIVAVERAEVDYTTQPRSQTEISIVDTEAQRILPSGATVCSGTVDVKDQVVAYRMRAKRGGAIIAEHELDLPERTLRTKAVWWTIPQSVLDEAEVVSGDLPGAVHAAEHASIGLLPLFAGCDRWDIGGVSTALHADTGLATVFVYDGLAGGAGFAERGSEVIEEWLGATRDAIAACECIDGCPSCVQSPKCGNGNEPLEKDAALRLLRTVLR, encoded by the coding sequence ATGGCCTCCTCCGCTCTTCTCGACATCGTCACCGGTTTCGGTGCCCGGGATGAGCGGATCGTCCATGTCCGCGACATCCCGCAGCGCTTCGAACGGGACGCCGAGTGGCCGGACTGGATCGATGAGGAGCTCAAGCATGCGTGCCATTCCATCGGCGTCGACGCCCTGTGGCAGCACCAGCTCGAGGCGGCGCAGACGGCCAGGGACGGTTCCGACGTCGTCATCGCCACTCCCACCGCGTCGGGCAAATCGTTGGGGTTCTGGTTGCCGGTGCTCGAAGCGATCCAGTCGACTCGCGGAAAGCTGCGCAGCGCCTCGGCGATCTACATCGCTCCGACGAAGGCCCTGGCCGCCGATCAGCTGGCCAAACTCGAGAGGTTCGTCGTTCAGGGCATGCGTCCGGCCGGCTATGACGGCGACACCTCGCAGGTCTCGAAGGACTGGGCGAGGCGGCATGCGAACATCGTCTTCACCAACCCGGACATGCTCCACCGCAGCATTCTGCCCCAGCATGAGCGCTTCGCTCGGATGTTCAAGAATCTGCGTTTCATCGTCATCGACGAAGCCCACCGGTACCGCGGAGTCTTCGGGTCCCATGTCGCACTCATCCTCCGCCGACTGCTCCGCATCGCCGCCCACTACGGTGCGGCACCGGTGGTCATCGGTGCCTCGGCGACGATGGCAGACCCGGACGTGGCCTTCGCGAAGCTGACCGGGCGGCCCGCGCATGCGGTGACCGAGGATTCGTCCCCACGGGCGTCCGGCAGCTTCGCCCTGTGGGAGCCGCCGGTGTCTCCGGGTGGGGAGCGGCGCAGCGGTCTGGTCGAAGCCGCCGATGTCATCACCGATTCGATGTGCGCCGGCTTTCGATCGATCACGTTCATCGCCTCCCGCCGCGGCACCGAGGCGCTCGCGCAAACGGTCCGTGACCAGGTGGGACAGGTCGATGAGAGCCTGACGGGGAAGGTCGCCGCTTACCGGGGCGGGTATCTGGCCGAGGAGCGACGCATGCTCGAGACCGCTCTGCGCTCGGGTCAGCTGCTGGCTGTGGCATCGACGAATGCCCTGGAATTGGGCATCGACATCTCGGGCCTCGACCTCGTCATCATCTCCGGCTGGCCGGGAACTCTGGCATCTCTGTGGCAGCAGGCGGGACGGGCCGGGAGAGCCGGACAGCGGTGGATGGCTGTGTTCATCGCCCGTGATGATCCGCTCGACACGTTCGTCGTCCATCATCCCGAAGTCATCTTCGACTCCCCGGTCGACGCCGGCGTCATCCATCCGGGCAACCCGCATGTACTCTCCGGCCACCTGTGTGCGGCCGCCGCCGAGGTGCCTCTGAAGTCGGCCGACCTCGTGCACTTTCCGGACGATTCGCGTGAGGTCATCGACGACCTCGTGGAGCGAAGACTGCTGCGGGCACGACCGACCGGATGGTTCTGGGCCAAGGATCAGCCCGCGGCCGATCTCTCCGATATCCGCGGTTCCGGTGGCGGACAGTTCAGCCTGGTCGAAGCGAGCACCGGCACTCTGCTGGGCACGGTCGACGAATCAGGAGCCCATACGGGCGCCCACCCAGGAGCGGTGTATACGCATCAGGGCATCGATTTCACCGTCCTCGATCTCGACCTCGAGGACCGGATCGTCGCCGTCGAACGTGCCGAGGTCGACTACACGACTCAGCCGCGCTCGCAGACGGAGATCTCGATCGTCGACACGGAGGCCCAGCGGATTCTGCCCTCCGGGGCGACGGTGTGCAGCGGCACCGTCGACGTCAAGGACCAGGTCGTGGCCTACCGGATGCGGGCCAAGCGAGGTGGAGCGATCATCGCCGAACACGAACTCGACCTGCCGGAACGCACTCTGCGGACGAAGGCCGTGTGGTGGACGATCCCGCAGAGCGTCCTCGACGAAGCCGAGGTCGTCTCCGGTGACCTGCCCGGAGCCGTCCACGCCGCCGAACATGCTTCGATCGGCCTGCTGCCGCTCTTCGCCGGCTGTGACCGGTGGGATATCGGTGGTGTATCGACGGCGCTGCATGCCGACACCGGTCTGGCGACGGTGTTCGTCTATGACGGTCTGGCCGGTGGTGCCGGTTTCGCCGAACGCGGCAGTGAAGTCATCGAAGAGTGGTTGGGTGCGACCCGGGACGCCATTGCCGCATGCGAGTGCATCGACGGGTGTCCGTCGTGTGTGCAGTCGCCGAAGTGCGGCAACGGGAACGAACCCCTGGAGAAGGACGCGGCGCTGCGGCTGCTGCGCACCGTGCTCAGATAG